The DNA window caatttttaaaataattttttgattaattttttccTAGATTTTTGTTATTGTGTAGAGGATAAAtgtatacaatatttttttcaaaaataactatttgttaaatttggtcttaattttaattatatattttgaatttaataaatacaatatttattcaaaataattatttattttatttttaggtttacgttttattatttttggataaatGGATTCAATAATctccaaaataataatttatttttttttgctttaattttaattattttaaattgtatgaatacaacatttatctaaaataaatatttatttatttatttattgagtctatatatttttttttttaaaactttagactaatttaaacatttcataAATCGAAAAAATTGGATGTTTACAAGTGTTCTTGAATTTTACTCCAGAAcaacaatttataataatcatcCTCTAATGTGTTTTGGGTGTGTTGGAATCAATCTAGGGAGATTATTTTCATCATTCACTAGAGTTCTCAAAGATTTCTGACACTTTTTTAAGTATCTTGACAAGTTTTTAATTCGTCATGTGATTTGAATCACGTCCTCTAGTTGGTTCCTATACGTTTTTAATGTGACAAGGAACGACTAAGTAAAATTTGGTACGACTTGGGAGAGATTATTTCCATCATTCACGAGAGTTCTCAAAGATTTCTCACACTTTTTTAAGTATCTTGACAAGTTTTTAATTCGTTGTGTGATTTGAATCACGTTCTCTAGTTGGTTCCTATACGTTTTTAATGTGACAAGGAACGACTAAGTAAAATTTGGTGCGACTTGAGAGAGATTATTTCCATCATTCACAAGAGTTCTCAAAGATTTCTCACACTTTTTTAAGTATCTTGACAAGTTTTTAATTCGTTGTGTGAATTGAATCACGTCCTCTAGTTGGTTTCTATACTTTTTTAATGTGACAAGGAACGACTAAGTAAAATTTGGTGCGACTTGATTCAGCAGTTCCGAATCTAGGCACTCGACTACAAGTTTGTTGTCTTCTGTTAAGgcaataaataaagagaaagaaaggCTTGTCCAAAAATTTGAACCTAGGACCTCCCAATAGCCTGAAGCCCCTATGTCCAAGCTCCATGTCACTAAACCCGCGAGTCTATTTTCTCAACTCTGGTCGGGCTTAGCATATATATGCATTCACACTTCCTTGagtaataaaaaagtaaaatactGTCCAAGGAGGTTAATCTATGAACTCCCCGTTCACAAGAGAGCCCTAAACAGTTAGGCTAGAGTCACACTACGGTCTCAATCTGTTCGGCCGCTTGGTTACTGATTTGTTtgacatttaatattatttgcaTTTCTAGAAATTTGTCATGCTAATTCtccttcttttaaaaaaaaatatttaatcaatttctaaaatatccaaaaatatataaaattattaaaaaaaagtattttccaacaaaataaaataatttccttaaactttgtttgaattttattttatttttaaccatgatttaatttatttttcaagtatTATTGAAACCTTGTTTAGCCCATAGGTATTTGTCtcaattttatctatttttttgtaCCATTACATAACATAGACGCACTCTAGAGACAGATTAACACGACCatagaaaatatttaagtttgaaTTCATCCTTAGACGCATTTATtatgattgaaaaaataaacgAAGTGTaacagaaatattttttaaaaaatggaaaaaaagtGTATAGTAAAGACAGTCATTTGACGGGTAAGTGAAGTATTGAGTTGAAACCTTTTCAATCTTTTAATAAACACCGAACCCAAATCATCTGAATCTCTTTCATATGCGTTAAAAACACCCAAATATTTTTCATTCGTAATTTTTTCGAGGTGTAAATTAGGTGAAAGCTCTACAAAAGCTAAGCCAGtctaaattttgagaaaaatgtgAGTTATGTGCCGAAAACTATCAAGTCGAAAAATGTTTTTCAATGtcgatttatttttaaacgttaCAATActatattgaatttattttccTAAATACAAAGTTCTTATggaatatgataatatattaattctGAAGCTTAGAACTAGAAGTTggcaacttttatttatataaaaaaaagaagcaGAAACAAATAAGATTCTAAATAAATGTGCTCAATCCTAAGGCAAAtgaaagataattaattatattcgaCCCTAGTTGTTTACATCCAAAAGAAGAGGAAAGTGCATAAGAAATTTACTCTAAaccttttcttttaaaataagagCAATCTATCTTGAGAAATGTCTAAAGTGTTCCATGTTTTAATGTCTTATATAtcttgaataatatatatagtatagtAAAATCCataattaatattcaaacatgaaaatcaaattaaatttaattcaattcaatttcatCATACGACGAGACTTCAGTTCGTTGAAAGAACATTCCAGAAGGACCATCATTAGGTAGCAAAGCGAGCCTAACTAGGCTTTCGGCTCCTTCCTCCGCGGTTAATAATCCGGTGTGGCTGGTGATGTCGGTCTTAACATAACCAGGACATGCACAATTCACAAGAATGTGTGGAAACCTTTTTGCCAAAACTCTAGTGTATGCACCCATAACTGCTTTCGATACAATATAAGCCTTGATAATTTTGGGCCATCCTTTACTTTCCAAGTTTTCTTCTTTGAAATCCTTAAGAAATTCATTTATTACTTCGTCTATTCTTTCTTCTGTGAGGTTGTCTGCATCGTTTAACACTTGTTTGGCCCATTTATTAGGGATATTCTGCAAAAGGAAgtcaaaaatcatttaaaaaaaattaaagaaagaacTCTAATTTCTATTTATCATTAGCCCTAATTTAAAAACTATAGTAGTTGTAAAAAAAGATGGTTGCGATGAAGGAATGCAAATTTTACAACAGTAACATTCCTGCAGTAGAAGAAACGTTCACAATCCTTGGGGAATCAGAGAGTTGGAGTAGGGGAACAAATGCTTCAACCATTCTTTTTGTGCCGTAATAATTCACTTGTAGACATTCTTCCGCCATTTCATATGTCACGGACGTTTCGTCAGTAGGTTTGGCTTGTGTCATCCATCCGGGCTGTCAAATAAGTCgatagattttaatttatatgtaccATTCAATATGGGCTAAATATAACACTTACCTTAAGAATAAAATGTTTCAGATAATCCCAATTAACCCTAGCTCCAGCAATAGCAGCATTATTGATCTGTGAGGATGATCATACAATATACAAAGAAAAGAAACATGCAAAAtctcatattatttttctaaattctaGCATATGTTTAACAATAGTCCTCATGTAATACCATCAAAGAGAAAACACTAAAACTTGATAAAGTAGATGACATACAAATTCATGtcgattttaattatttcaaaaacctGGACATCATGCAATAACTTCACAATTTTTTGACATAATTGTCTCTTTGAGATCAATTGACTAAAAAAGCTTTTGGTCGACGATTGTTTTCTTTTTCGAATTTTTTTCCTTAGGTTGTCTTTGGAGTTTATTAACCACGTGCTTAAATTTGTATCAACTCATAATATAACTTGGTTTATAACTGATTTTTTTCTTGCAAAATAAAAGacattttgtataaataaaaaagtttttattattcaaGTACTCAACAAACAAGACTTCTCTTATATATCTATTTAACATAGTAAATTGAAAGTCATAAAAagaaatacttaatttaaacaaattaaattcaaattaatccaCATAAAGAGACTAATAGAGTTATACTAACCAAGATATCAAGCTTCCCAAATTTGGCCTTGACAAAATCAACTAGAGGAGTAATGGTAGATGGGTCGGCCACATCAAGCCGATGGAAGATGACATCAATGACTTTGTCATTGGCAGACTCTTTAAGTTTCTCGAGAGCTTCAAGTCCTCTTTTCTCGTCTCTAGCCGTCAGCACAACAGTGATACCAGATGCACCCAATTGCTTGCATATCTCAAATCCTATTCCTTTGTTTGCCCCAGTCACAATTGCGCaactaaaaaaatcatttcattaatcaagtGATTTGATAATGATTTCTGCATGATGAATAGATTAATGAGAATTGAACAAACACAACACCTCCTAATTTTGGAGTCCATTCTTCTTCTCTTGTTTGTAGAGATGGAgctatttatagatttttaataGTCAATTACGACTACTAGTTGGTAGATGGAGCCATGAAGATGGTGGGATGAAACATGTGAGGCTAATGTTATGTGGTGTCAATgtcctaaataaaatataattattgcaTGTGGTGTATGTTGTTTGAAAAGGATTGAAATTTATATAGGAATGTTAGGATAAAGTTAACATCTATGTAACGTTTTAGAATATTAGGATAAAGTTAACATACATGTAACGTTTTTAGAATGTTAGGATAAAGTTAATATCCATgtaacgtttttaacacgtatTTTTGTGCCTAATAAGATTTTGGGACTAATCTTGGAAGTATTTCAATATTGAATGAATTAtacctaatttaattaaaaacatttaagaaTCTTGTCCTTGGTTAATGTATGTTAGGATTGATAAtaaatgattttcaatttatattctATTTCATTAGATCATTTGAGTCAAGAGTAATAATAAAAGAActtttgataataatatttatcctTGATACCGATTGATTAAGAACattataaaattcttaataaagtgctgtctagatattttatttatttttttttttggaaaaacgacttagcgtcatttcattaaaaatttccaaaaacgggaaaaaaaccacgagtttaagaaatcattctagacaggcctagaatgattttgaagtcgtaacattctaaataaaagctaaaaagctaaaaacgtaaatgaatcatctctttacaatgctttcaattctagtgagtttaaaaaacgataaattccagttcctgcagatattccagttctgctccatgcttagaattcttctccacgttcccgcaagggcgctgcaatccgatacaatatctttccataactcgtcaatgctcctgcgggttctgtcatatacccttgcattccattcttgtcaaatgttatacaccactactccaaagccgcacttgaacacgcttgttgcaaatctatttcccttgactttgagtagtgctgcttctttgatttcattccattcgctcgggaaactgatcaactccagacttttatagaatctgtcccaaagttccgaagcaatacagcagctcccgaataggtgatctatggtttcttcatttcctatgcatagaagacagctcgcgtccgggatgctcatatacttactgatacgatcacgagtgctgagtctttcccagaaggcgagccataggatgaactgatgtcgagggataatcttcgttgaccatacaagaggatcccattctactttctgcgctttttccctgattatctcccatattttcttcaataccagctttccattgtcctcaacttttcattcatgaatatccggtctgtcgtgtagttgtatgttacttatatgatcaagtatcctatttccttctggaattcttctcaagagcaagttccaattcccgtctttgatgtctctaattttcgcttttgtgtagtcccttctgatacgagtattttgaaactcctccttgtcgatgataggctagttttcaaaccaagggtcgtgccagaatagagtgaatttctcgtcccctagtcggatgtcataaagatctgaaatatcgcttcttagtttaagaatcttttttagagaccagctcatataTTCGTGAATTTTGTAGGTCCAGAtgttggtttcgtgtttcataaacctcgtatgtacccatttgatccatagtgactcctaatagcgctccaaagcccacagatgcttgaaggttagatcCTTGTTCActtcgatacagttcttcaagtcgatgcctccttCGTCCTttggtttgcagagagcggtccatttgactttctttccttctcttccactactaccccagataaagtttctcattagcgtgtcgagttccttcattaccttcttcggaatgaccatttgctacACCCAATAGctaactatgcccataaccacagttttgataagttcgatcctccctgcataagaaagttttttcgctgtccagccagatatcgtgttttttaccttttcaatcagcggcttacagtgtgagatctcgatctgcttggCAGTTAACGGaatcctaagtaccttatgggaaagctgccttccttgatgcccatgatgttgaagatgtcatgctttgtttcgtccttcacgcctccataaaatgccacacttttgct is part of the Impatiens glandulifera chromosome 1, dImpGla2.1, whole genome shotgun sequence genome and encodes:
- the LOC124932458 gene encoding (+)-neomenthol dehydrogenase-like; translation: MDSKIRSCAIVTGANKGIGFEICKQLGASGITVVLTARDEKRGLEALEKLKESANDKVIDVIFHRLDVADPSTITPLVDFVKAKFGKLDILINNAAIAGARVNWDYLKHFILKPGWMTQAKPTDETSVTYEMAEECLQVNYYGTKRMVEAFVPLLQLSDSPRINIPNKWAKQVLNDADNLTEERIDEVINEFLKDFKEENLESKGWPKIIKAYIVSKAVMGAYTRVLAKRFPHILVNCACPGYVKTDITSHTGLLTAEEGAESLVRLALLPNDGPSGMFFQRTEVSSYDEIELN